A region from the Mycobacterium heidelbergense genome encodes:
- a CDS encoding glycosyltransferase family 39 protein produces the protein MPARPSAALDPLLVGALATALSLGGAARPSFWYDEAATISASYSRSLGQLWQMLGNVDAVHGLYYAFMHAWFQVFPPTEFWSRAPSGLAVGGAAAGIVVLARQFSSRTVAVTSGVVCAILPRTTWAGIEARPYAFSMMAAAWLTVLLVVAARRESRWVWLCYGIGLAISTLLDMYLALVLLAHAIFVCAFRRRRTVLVPFAITSVLTMCALAPFVIEVVGQVHQIKWIAPIGHRTIEDVAVQQYFERSPPFAVLSALIVAAAMVVWLGTSAQLADADRQLLTIAVAWLLVPTALIVVWSAAVHPIYTPRYLAFTAPALALILGVCIGALAVKPWASAALVTLLAVAAAPNYIRAQRNPYAKYGMDYSQVADLIVAKARPGDCLLVNDTVTFMPAPMRPLLAARPDAYRKLVDLTLWQRATDRREVFDTNLIPEVVAKPLSRCGVVWIITQADKAMPAHERGPALGPGPLYGATPAFAVPHDLGFRLVERWQFNLVQVIKAENSAR, from the coding sequence GTGCCGGCACGGCCGTCGGCTGCGCTCGACCCGCTGCTCGTCGGAGCCTTGGCCACCGCACTAAGCCTGGGCGGGGCCGCCCGACCGTCTTTCTGGTACGACGAGGCCGCGACCATTTCGGCCTCATACAGTCGATCTCTGGGCCAGCTGTGGCAGATGCTGGGCAACGTCGACGCGGTCCACGGCCTGTACTACGCATTCATGCATGCCTGGTTCCAGGTCTTCCCGCCCACGGAGTTCTGGTCCCGCGCCCCGAGCGGCCTGGCCGTCGGCGGGGCCGCGGCGGGAATCGTGGTGCTGGCCAGGCAGTTCTCGTCACGCACCGTCGCGGTGACGTCGGGCGTCGTCTGCGCGATCCTGCCCCGGACGACGTGGGCGGGCATCGAGGCTCGCCCGTACGCCTTTTCGATGATGGCCGCGGCGTGGCTGACGGTGCTGCTTGTTGTCGCCGCGCGCCGCGAAAGCCGTTGGGTGTGGCTGTGTTACGGCATCGGCCTGGCAATCTCGACCCTGCTTGACATGTACCTCGCGCTGGTGCTGCTGGCGCACGCCATCTTCGTCTGCGCCTTCCGGCGCCGGCGAACGGTCCTTGTCCCGTTCGCCATCACGTCGGTGCTCACGATGTGCGCCCTGGCGCCGTTCGTAATCGAGGTCGTCGGTCAAGTCCACCAGATCAAGTGGATCGCACCGATCGGGCACCGCACGATCGAGGACGTGGCGGTTCAGCAGTATTTCGAAAGAAGCCCCCCGTTCGCGGTCTTGTCGGCGCTCATCGTCGCGGCGGCAATGGTCGTGTGGCTCGGCACGTCCGCGCAACTCGCCGACGCGGACCGGCAGCTGTTGACCATTGCCGTGGCGTGGCTGCTGGTGCCGACCGCCCTGATCGTGGTCTGGTCGGCCGCGGTGCACCCGATTTACACGCCGCGCTACCTGGCCTTCACCGCACCCGCGCTGGCGCTGATCCTGGGCGTCTGCATCGGCGCCCTGGCCGTCAAACCGTGGGCATCGGCGGCGCTCGTCACCCTCTTGGCCGTCGCGGCAGCGCCGAATTACATTCGGGCACAACGTAACCCGTACGCCAAATATGGCATGGACTACAGCCAGGTGGCCGATCTGATCGTCGCCAAGGCGCGGCCGGGTGATTGCCTGCTCGTCAACGACACGGTGACGTTCATGCCCGCTCCGATGCGGCCGTTGCTGGCCGCGCGGCCCGACGCCTATCGGAAGCTGGTCGACCTGACCCTGTGGCAACGGGCGACGGACCGCCGCGAAGTCTTCGACACCAACCTCATCCCGGAAGTCGTCGCCAAGCCGTTAAGCCGGTGCGGCGTCGTGTGGATCATCACCCAAGCCGACAAGGCAATGCCCGCCCACGAGCGGGGTCCGGCGCTCGGGCCCGGCCCGCTCTACGGGGCAACACCCGCGTTCGCGGTTCCGCACGACCTCGGCTTCCGGCTCGTCGAGCGCTGGCAGTTCAACCTGGTTCAGGTGATCAAAGCTGAGAATTCGGCGCGATAG